The following proteins are co-located in the Gloeocapsa sp. PCC 7428 genome:
- a CDS encoding glycoside hydrolase family 26 protein, with amino-acid sequence MKRLCRIISSFFACTLPFATFTQPASADTLLGIYYGNQGWEMGNVQALETWQVKKNAVVNLFTDWCTQTSTLDNLFDRQLPYIWNNQNVPMITWEPYLCEASSTPNDIEVRIAQGRHDKYINDWADRLKTFLSGPDGVYNTSDDRRVYIRLGHEMNGSWYPWGAAMGNNSPSDYVNMWKRVKGIFDSKGLDANHVQWVWAVNNDDVGGYSAESFYPGDADVNWIAIDGYNWGTSQSWSNWQTPQQVFGSMINRLRTISNRPLTITEFASSTSTSSGNSVTAKEQWITDLFNYATAQNIKMLLWFNEDKETDWAVFGGSRGDGTFMYGSQTYITNSAYSSSVAASQFIPSNHNNPRLLTDAQFTGQ; translated from the coding sequence ATGAAACGCTTGTGCCGGATCATTAGTAGCTTTTTTGCGTGTACACTTCCCTTCGCGACTTTTACGCAGCCTGCATCTGCGGATACACTTCTCGGTATTTACTACGGAAATCAAGGTTGGGAAATGGGTAATGTCCAGGCGTTAGAAACCTGGCAAGTTAAGAAAAACGCGGTAGTGAATCTCTTCACAGACTGGTGTACCCAAACTTCAACGCTGGATAACTTATTTGATCGCCAACTTCCCTACATTTGGAACAACCAAAACGTCCCAATGATTACTTGGGAACCTTACCTTTGCGAGGCTTCATCTACCCCTAACGATATCGAGGTACGGATAGCGCAAGGTAGACATGATAAGTACATCAATGATTGGGCTGATCGCCTCAAGACTTTCCTCAGCGGACCTGATGGAGTTTACAACACAAGTGACGATCGCCGCGTTTATATTCGCTTGGGTCATGAGATGAATGGTTCTTGGTATCCCTGGGGTGCAGCGATGGGGAATAATTCACCCAGCGATTACGTAAATATGTGGAAGCGCGTTAAGGGGATTTTTGATAGCAAAGGACTCGATGCGAATCACGTACAGTGGGTTTGGGCAGTCAATAACGATGATGTTGGTGGTTATAGCGCCGAGTCATTTTATCCAGGTGATGCGGATGTTAATTGGATAGCGATCGATGGCTACAACTGGGGAACAAGTCAATCATGGTCAAACTGGCAAACACCACAGCAAGTCTTCGGCTCGATGATTAACCGTTTACGTACTATCTCAAATCGACCACTGACAATTACCGAGTTTGCAAGTAGCACATCAACAAGTTCCGGTAACAGCGTTACAGCAAAAGAACAGTGGATTACCGATCTTTTCAACTATGCCACAGCACAAAATATCAAGATGCTACTTTGGTTTAACGAAGACAAAGAGACTGACTGGGCAGTATTTGGTGGAAGTCGAGGCGACGGCACTTTTATGTATGGTTCTCAAACTTATATTACCAACTCTGCCTACAGTTCCTCGGTTGCAGCCAGTCAATTTATCCCATCGAATCACAACAATCCGCGTCTACTGACAGATGCTCAATTTACTGGACAGTAA
- a CDS encoding DUF3131 domain-containing protein: protein MTWKRHQQKWLRLIVLFLIGIIAYFLFYVPTQSFAQTPNNTDSCNNITAPLTDDEQIYARSAWQYFVKNYQPGTGFTNSTGGYPSGTLWDMGNYLTALNTARSLNLIDQADFDARLNKFLTTLSNLKLFEDGLPNKVYNTATGQMVDYGNNPVERGIGWSALDLGRILAAFHIIRTCHPQYNDWLTGIVAKWQLARSLKDGQLFGATVLPDGETLLVQEGRLGYEEYAARGYELWDFAAPKAISLEPFKFVEINGVQIPVDTRDFQTTNANNYVVSESYILDAIEFGLQGDLAEYAVRVLEVQKRRYEATGQLTAVTEDNIDREPYFLYNTVYANGKAWATITDTNQPYPQLRSLSTKAAFGWRYLYPENDYTQKLFEAVKDLRSSDEGFYAGIYEETQQPNKALTGNTNGLILEILYYKARGNRPLIASATVSASTGTPSDLEASNSTSPSPATTPTQTPTLESPTPEVTEIVVEPIPPVSQPFSTNRKLNRRLTVSERRYAQAAWRYFQANYHRSGLVDDRSDFKGATLWGLGDYLAALQAARSLDIISAKEFDLRARHLLAALTKLPLFAGELPNRGYDTRSLQSVDYGGNPVPEGTGWSALDIGRILASLYNLKTCYPQYTQAVDQIVLDWSYLRVVRDGIVASATVMKDKEGRSLTRVNPETRLGYEEYAARAFQLWGFDVTNSAVGGQYQTARVEGVEVPIQRLRRETNAKVNQYTVSNPFLLYGLEFGFDPQMRSLVQPILTAQAQRYRRTGKHTAAATTLIDRKPYTIHSTIIGQGEPWAALADDGQSVPEGRLVSTAVAFAYHALLPEDRYAQELVNATTDLYNPLLGFYEGFYENTGKTAIGFTGSTNSMILQSLLYSVTKQPLIQPNNTTNSAWWEAIKAGNSGRGLPTTATQKVQLVTDSFGTYWVSTQKKT from the coding sequence AAATTATCAACCTGGAACCGGATTTACAAATTCTACAGGTGGCTATCCCTCCGGTACACTTTGGGACATGGGTAATTATTTGACGGCGTTGAATACAGCGCGATCGCTCAATTTAATTGATCAAGCTGATTTTGATGCGCGCCTCAATAAGTTCTTAACGACACTGAGCAACTTAAAGCTGTTTGAAGATGGTCTACCGAATAAAGTTTACAACACAGCAACCGGACAAATGGTGGACTATGGCAATAATCCGGTAGAGCGGGGAATTGGTTGGTCAGCGTTGGATCTGGGGCGGATACTTGCCGCATTTCATATTATTCGCACGTGTCATCCGCAATACAATGATTGGCTAACAGGAATCGTCGCCAAGTGGCAACTAGCGCGATCGCTCAAAGATGGACAGCTTTTTGGCGCTACTGTGCTTCCTGATGGTGAAACATTATTAGTTCAAGAAGGGCGACTCGGCTACGAAGAATACGCGGCTAGAGGTTATGAACTTTGGGACTTTGCTGCACCGAAAGCAATTTCTTTAGAACCATTCAAATTTGTTGAAATCAATGGCGTGCAAATTCCTGTTGATACCCGCGACTTTCAAACGACAAACGCGAATAATTACGTAGTGAGCGAGTCTTACATCTTAGATGCAATTGAATTTGGCTTGCAAGGCGATTTAGCTGAGTACGCAGTGCGAGTTTTAGAAGTGCAAAAGCGACGCTACGAGGCTACTGGACAACTCACGGCAGTCACCGAAGATAATATTGACCGCGAACCTTACTTTCTGTACAACACAGTTTACGCTAATGGTAAGGCTTGGGCAACGATTACAGACACAAATCAGCCTTATCCGCAATTACGCAGTTTGAGTACAAAAGCTGCTTTTGGCTGGCGCTATCTTTATCCAGAAAATGATTATACGCAAAAACTGTTTGAGGCGGTCAAAGACCTCCGCAGTTCTGATGAAGGTTTTTATGCTGGAATTTATGAAGAAACGCAGCAACCAAATAAAGCGTTAACAGGGAATACCAATGGCTTGATTCTAGAGATTCTCTATTACAAAGCTAGAGGCAATCGCCCTTTAATTGCATCAGCTACAGTAAGTGCTTCGACAGGAACGCCAAGCGATCTAGAAGCCTCCAATTCAACTTCTCCTTCACCTGCGACGACACCTACACAAACGCCTACCCTTGAATCGCCAACACCTGAAGTGACAGAAATTGTGGTTGAACCAATTCCACCCGTGAGTCAACCATTTTCCACAAATCGCAAGCTAAATCGACGACTAACAGTCAGCGAACGTCGCTATGCACAAGCTGCATGGCGGTACTTTCAAGCAAATTATCACCGCAGTGGGCTAGTTGACGATCGCAGTGACTTCAAAGGCGCAACACTTTGGGGATTGGGAGATTATCTCGCAGCACTTCAAGCAGCGCGATCGCTTGACATTATTTCAGCCAAAGAGTTTGACTTGCGCGCGCGGCATCTTTTAGCTGCCTTGACAAAATTACCATTATTTGCTGGAGAGTTACCCAATCGCGGTTATGATACGCGATCGCTGCAATCGGTTGATTACGGCGGAAATCCGGTTCCTGAGGGTACAGGTTGGTCAGCATTAGATATCGGCAGAATCTTAGCGTCGCTTTACAATCTAAAAACTTGTTATCCGCAATATACTCAAGCCGTCGATCAAATTGTGCTGGATTGGTCGTATTTGCGCGTTGTCCGCGATGGAATTGTTGCAAGTGCTACGGTCATGAAAGATAAAGAAGGGCGATCCCTCACAAGGGTGAACCCTGAAACGCGCCTGGGTTACGAAGAATATGCCGCCCGTGCTTTTCAATTATGGGGATTTGATGTGACAAATTCAGCAGTTGGCGGTCAATATCAAACTGCTAGAGTAGAAGGAGTTGAAGTACCGATTCAGCGCCTTCGCCGCGAGACAAACGCCAAGGTGAATCAATACACAGTAAGCAATCCGTTTTTACTGTACGGACTCGAATTTGGCTTTGATCCGCAAATGCGATCGCTCGTACAACCCATATTAACTGCACAAGCACAACGCTATCGTCGTACAGGAAAGCACACCGCCGCAGCCACAACTTTAATCGACCGCAAACCTTATACTATCCACAGCACAATTATCGGTCAAGGAGAGCCTTGGGCAGCTTTAGCCGATGACGGTCAGTCTGTACCCGAAGGACGTTTAGTGAGTACGGCAGTAGCTTTTGCCTATCACGCCTTGCTACCAGAAGATCGCTACGCGCAAGAATTAGTGAATGCAACTACTGACTTGTACAATCCTTTACTCGGCTTTTACGAGGGTTTTTACGAAAATACTGGTAAAACTGCCATTGGCTTTACTGGCAGTACCAACAGTATGATTCTCCAATCTTTGCTGTACAGCGTTACAAAGCAACCGTTAATTCAACCAAACAACACAACAAATTCAGCATGGTGGGAGGCGATCAAAGCAGGCAATTCTGGTCGTGGTTTACCCACAACAGCAACGCAAAAAGTCCAGCTAGTTACCGATTCTTTTGGCACTTACTGGGTTTCAACGCAGAAAAAAACATAA